The nucleotide sequence TGTACATACTTCATCACGAACTCGACGAGACAAACTTGCATAACaccccaacatcctcagcCTCACCCTCGACAGCTCATCACCGAATAGATATCGTGAAAAATGCCATTATACGAATTATTCTGCATAGCAGTACACAACCCCACTTCATCGGTAcgtccctctcttcttcttcttcttcttcttcttcttcttcttcttcttcttcttcttcttcttcttcttcttcttcttcttcttcttcttcttcttttcctcctgCTTTCTCCAAATCGAATGGCTGCTGATTTGATACCGTGTACAGGTCAACTTGCGTTCCGTGATAAACTCTTTATCCAATCAGATACATTCCACCGGTGGTGTCGTGCGAGATATGAAGAAATTGGGTATCAACCTGACGTTACCgcagaggatgaggaggatgaggcaGTATCATGATAGGGGGGAGTGAGTAGTTGTCTTACCTTGCCCTATCTCTTTGAGAAAGTAATGATAGCTTTGAAGCCAAGGATGTGTGGCTGATTGATCATACGCTCATAGCCACTTCACCATGA is from Kwoniella bestiolae CBS 10118 chromosome 6, complete sequence and encodes:
- a CDS encoding mitochondrial 37S ribosomal protein bS6m — encoded protein: MPLYELFCIAVHNPTSSVNLRSVINSLSNQIHSTGGVVRDMKKLGINLTLPQRMRRMRQYHDRGDHFTMTFDTSPIVLKRLDETLRRDPSIIRWTLLKRATKVKDLNKPLNPTVEHDSINPRQLL